From one Cupriavidus oxalaticus genomic stretch:
- a CDS encoding VOC family protein, translating into MLQNSDVATRIPAQDLARARSFYSSKLGLEPVEERPGGLRYKCGNSYFVLFESAGSASGSHTQMAWEVDDIQAIVSELRHRGVTFEEYDLPGLKTINGIAEIQGNYPSKGGIGEKGAWFRDCEGNLLAIGQPVK; encoded by the coding sequence ATGCTCCAAAACAGTGACGTCGCGACCAGGATTCCTGCACAAGACCTCGCACGAGCGAGAAGCTTCTACTCGAGCAAGCTTGGTCTTGAGCCGGTAGAGGAACGGCCTGGCGGCCTCCGCTACAAATGCGGCAACAGCTACTTCGTACTTTTCGAGTCGGCTGGATCGGCCTCTGGCAGTCACACACAAATGGCCTGGGAGGTCGATGACATTCAGGCAATCGTTAGCGAACTGCGGCACCGGGGAGTCACATTCGAAGAATACGATCTTCCCGGTCTCAAGACCATCAATGGGATCGCCGAGATCCAGGGAAACTACCCGTCCAAGGGTGGCATTGGCGAGAAAGGTGCTTGGTTCAGAGATTGCGAGGGCAACCTTCTTGCCATCGGCCAACCGGTCAAATGA